Proteins from one Bacteroides mediterraneensis genomic window:
- a CDS encoding heavy metal translocating P-type ATPase, with amino-acid sequence MNTTKTTQIFPVLEMSCAACAARVEKTLNRQTGVYHASVNYAAATATVEYNPESCSPEALKSAIQAAGYDLVIDTHANKEEIAEDAHIQKYRKLKFRTLCSLALSIPVAVIGMCFMDWSYANYVMWILATPVVFWLGRDFYRNAWKQLKHRTSNMDTLVAVSTGIAYIFSLFNLFWPEFWLSRGIHPHVYFEAASVIISFILLGRLLEERAKGNTSEAIKKLMGLQPSTVTLLSPDGTQKEIPVEQVQAGQRLLVKPGARIPVDGTVDEGRSYVDESMLTGEPLPSEKVPGEKVFAGTINQKGSFSFTADKVSSETVLAHIIRMVQEAQGSKAPVQQLVDRIAAIFVPTILSIALLAFLAWVLLDSQNGFTHGLLAAVTVTIIACPCALGLATPTAIMVGIGKGAENGILIKDADSLETARKVNAIVLDKTGTLTEGHPTVTDLSAGLSQASLSRILFTLESASEHPLAQAIVHHLAAQPLPMEGFESLTGLGVRGKINGTYYYAGNRRLLEQHGLAIPASLAEEATRLSEEAKTVIWLADEKQALGVVAIADRIKPTSKEAVMQLQEMGISTYMLTGDNPETARKIAEQCGITHFQAEVLPQQKAQFIQELQRQGKVVAMVGDGINDSAALAQADLSIAMGKGSDIAMDVAKMTLISSDLNKITDAIRLSQATVRTIRENLFWAFIYNLIGIPVAAGILYPVNGFLLNPMIAGAAMAMSSVSVVSNSLRLKRKKLAHTQASAAVAESIQPVEEQPVETRPIEVPPIKVQPEPAQPTTAPSPAPAVSGVQKTYLVEGMMCDHCRTRVEKVLNTVEGATAQVTLTPPEAVITFQGKVSSLEELQHLIDEKAGDYTLKEKS; translated from the coding sequence ATGAATACCACTAAAACTACGCAAATATTTCCCGTATTAGAGATGAGCTGTGCCGCCTGCGCTGCACGAGTAGAAAAGACCCTGAACCGTCAGACAGGGGTGTATCATGCCAGCGTGAACTATGCGGCTGCCACCGCCACCGTGGAGTACAATCCCGAGAGCTGCTCACCGGAAGCGCTGAAGAGTGCCATCCAGGCAGCTGGTTACGACCTGGTCATCGACACCCACGCTAACAAAGAAGAAATAGCAGAAGACGCGCACATACAGAAATACCGTAAACTGAAGTTCCGCACTCTCTGTTCACTGGCCCTGTCCATTCCGGTAGCCGTCATCGGCATGTGCTTTATGGACTGGAGCTATGCCAACTATGTGATGTGGATACTTGCCACTCCCGTCGTCTTCTGGTTGGGGCGGGATTTCTATCGCAATGCCTGGAAACAGCTGAAACACCGCACGTCGAACATGGACACGCTGGTAGCCGTCAGCACGGGCATCGCATATATCTTCAGCCTCTTCAACCTGTTCTGGCCGGAATTCTGGCTGAGCCGTGGGATTCATCCCCATGTCTATTTTGAAGCCGCCAGTGTCATCATCTCGTTCATCCTGCTCGGGCGACTGCTGGAAGAGAGAGCCAAAGGCAACACCTCCGAAGCTATTAAGAAACTGATGGGCCTGCAACCGTCCACCGTTACCCTACTGAGTCCGGACGGCACCCAAAAAGAGATTCCCGTGGAACAAGTACAAGCCGGACAGCGCCTGCTGGTGAAACCCGGCGCCCGCATACCCGTAGACGGTACGGTAGATGAGGGACGTTCGTATGTAGACGAGAGCATGCTCACCGGCGAACCGCTTCCCTCGGAAAAAGTCCCCGGCGAAAAAGTCTTTGCCGGCACCATCAACCAGAAAGGAAGTTTCAGTTTTACAGCCGACAAGGTAAGCAGTGAGACCGTGCTGGCCCACATCATCCGCATGGTGCAGGAAGCGCAAGGCAGCAAGGCCCCCGTACAACAGCTGGTCGACCGCATTGCCGCCATCTTTGTTCCCACCATCCTGAGCATCGCCCTACTGGCCTTTCTGGCATGGGTGCTGCTGGATAGTCAGAACGGATTTACCCATGGACTGCTGGCCGCTGTCACCGTGACCATCATTGCCTGCCCCTGCGCGTTGGGACTGGCCACGCCGACCGCCATCATGGTGGGCATCGGGAAAGGTGCTGAAAACGGTATCCTGATCAAAGATGCCGACAGCCTGGAGACCGCCCGCAAGGTCAATGCCATCGTCCTCGACAAGACCGGTACCCTGACCGAAGGACACCCGACCGTGACCGACCTCTCCGCCGGCCTGTCGCAAGCCTCCCTGTCACGCATCCTTTTCACCCTGGAAAGTGCATCGGAACATCCGCTGGCACAGGCCATCGTACACCATCTCGCTGCGCAACCTCTCCCCATGGAAGGGTTCGAAAGCCTGACGGGACTGGGTGTCCGTGGAAAAATCAACGGTACCTATTATTATGCCGGCAACCGTCGCCTGCTGGAGCAACACGGACTTGCCATTCCCGCCTCTCTGGCCGAAGAAGCTACCCGCCTGAGCGAGGAAGCCAAGACCGTCATCTGGCTGGCCGATGAGAAGCAAGCCTTGGGAGTAGTGGCCATTGCCGACCGCATCAAGCCGACCTCCAAAGAAGCCGTCATGCAATTACAGGAAATGGGAATCTCCACCTACATGCTGACCGGCGACAATCCGGAAACTGCCCGGAAGATTGCAGAACAATGCGGCATCACCCATTTCCAGGCAGAAGTGCTTCCTCAGCAGAAAGCCCAGTTCATTCAGGAACTTCAACGCCAAGGGAAAGTAGTAGCCATGGTGGGCGACGGAATCAATGACAGTGCCGCACTGGCTCAGGCCGACCTCAGCATCGCCATGGGAAAAGGCAGTGACATTGCCATGGACGTAGCCAAAATGACGCTGATTTCCTCCGATTTAAACAAAATCACCGATGCCATCCGCCTTTCCCAAGCCACCGTACGCACCATCCGCGAAAACCTGTTCTGGGCATTCATCTACAACCTGATTGGTATCCCCGTGGCAGCAGGTATCCTGTATCCCGTCAACGGCTTCCTGTTGAACCCGATGATTGCCGGCGCGGCCATGGCCATGAGCAGTGTGAGCGTCGTAAGCAACAGTTTGCGACTGAAGCGGAAAAAATTGGCACACACCCAAGCATCGGCAGCCGTGGCGGAATCGATACAGCCCGTGGAAGAACAACCGGTGGAAACACGCCCCATAGAAGTACCACCTATCAAAGTACAACCGGAACCCGCACAGCCGACAACCGCTCCCTCTCCTGCCCCAGCCGT
- a CDS encoding cation:proton antiporter codes for MSELAPLISDLALILISAGVITLIFKKLKQPLVLGYIVAGFVCSPHFTFTPSVADADNIQTWSEIGVIFLLFALGLEFSFKKLMKVGGSAVISACTIIFCMIMVGIFVGWLFGWKQMDCIYLGGMLAMSSTTIIYKAFDDLGLRQQRFAGLVLSILILEDILAIVLMVMLSTMAVSKNFEGSEMIYSIGKLVFFLILWFVVGIYLIPLFLKKSRKLMSDETLLIVSLALCFGMVVLAARVGFSPAFGAFIMGSILAETIESEHIDKLVAPVKDLFGAIFFVSVGMMVDPNMIVEYIWPILAIVVAILVGQTIFGTGGVLLSGQPLKIAMQCGFSLTQIGEFAFIIAALGVSLHVTSHFLYPIVVAVSVITTFLTPYMIRLSGPAYTFIDRHLPVFWRHLLERYTAGVQPVNHQNNWKKLLISIVRITLIYLVLSVAMVVLSFNLFLPLLVSAAGDFWGKVAGAVVTIALIAPFLRAMIMKKNHSIEFKALWADSRFNHAPLISIVLLRIVLAVLFVIYIIKHLFQASVALMAGIAILVVLLMIASRFLKKQSIGLERTFVQNLRSKEMRKAYLGESQPEYAGRLLDRDLHLSDFVIPADSLWGGKTLMELDFGKKYGVHVASIIRGAHRINIPGGGNRIFPNDKLQVIGTDEQLSAFSSQLEKVAKGHTDEDFEEHEMYLKQFVVSRKSPFCGRTIRESGIRNKYHCLVVGIESADDSKLRQPEVSFTLQKGDVVWVVGEEEDLKTLFAVSEVPEPEMAE; via the coding sequence ATGTCGGAATTGGCCCCTCTTATCAGTGATTTGGCATTAATATTGATTAGTGCCGGAGTTATCACATTGATCTTTAAAAAATTAAAACAGCCCCTTGTATTGGGATATATCGTAGCGGGTTTTGTGTGCAGTCCTCATTTCACGTTTACTCCTTCGGTGGCAGATGCCGACAATATCCAGACTTGGTCGGAGATTGGCGTGATTTTCTTGCTCTTTGCCTTAGGACTGGAGTTCAGTTTTAAGAAACTGATGAAGGTGGGGGGCTCGGCGGTCATTTCGGCCTGTACCATTATCTTCTGTATGATTATGGTCGGGATTTTTGTGGGATGGCTGTTCGGCTGGAAGCAGATGGACTGTATCTATTTGGGAGGTATGCTGGCCATGTCGTCCACGACCATTATTTATAAGGCATTCGATGATTTGGGATTGCGGCAGCAACGTTTTGCAGGCTTGGTGCTCAGTATCCTGATTCTGGAAGATATTTTGGCTATCGTGTTGATGGTGATGTTGTCCACAATGGCAGTGAGCAAGAACTTTGAAGGCAGTGAGATGATTTACAGCATTGGCAAACTGGTGTTCTTCCTGATTCTGTGGTTTGTGGTGGGGATTTACCTCATCCCGTTGTTCCTGAAGAAGTCCCGCAAGCTGATGAGTGATGAAACGTTGCTGATTGTGTCGTTGGCCTTGTGTTTCGGCATGGTGGTGCTGGCGGCAAGGGTGGGATTCTCTCCTGCTTTCGGGGCCTTTATCATGGGTTCTATTTTGGCCGAGACCATTGAATCGGAACACATCGACAAGCTGGTGGCTCCGGTGAAAGACTTGTTTGGGGCCATCTTCTTTGTATCGGTCGGCATGATGGTCGACCCGAACATGATTGTGGAATATATCTGGCCGATTCTCGCTATTGTGGTGGCCATTCTGGTAGGACAGACCATTTTCGGTACGGGAGGTGTGTTGCTGTCCGGTCAGCCGTTGAAGATTGCCATGCAGTGCGGATTCAGTCTGACGCAGATTGGTGAATTTGCATTCATCATTGCCGCATTGGGTGTCAGCCTGCACGTCACGAGTCATTTCCTGTATCCGATTGTGGTGGCGGTATCCGTCATTACGACCTTCCTTACTCCGTACATGATTCGTCTGTCGGGGCCTGCCTATACTTTCATAGACCGTCATTTGCCGGTGTTCTGGCGGCATTTGCTGGAACGCTACACGGCTGGTGTGCAACCGGTGAATCATCAGAATAACTGGAAGAAGCTCCTGATATCCATCGTGCGTATCACCCTGATTTACCTGGTGCTTTCCGTAGCGATGGTGGTACTCTCTTTCAATCTGTTCCTTCCGCTGCTGGTATCTGCTGCGGGGGATTTCTGGGGAAAGGTGGCAGGAGCTGTGGTGACGATTGCCTTGATTGCGCCTTTCCTGCGGGCCATGATTATGAAGAAAAACCATTCCATCGAGTTTAAAGCGTTATGGGCGGACAGCCGTTTCAATCATGCTCCCTTGATATCCATCGTGTTGCTGCGTATTGTGTTGGCCGTGTTGTTTGTGATTTACATCATCAAACATCTGTTCCAGGCTTCCGTAGCACTGATGGCAGGTATCGCCATTCTGGTTGTATTGCTCATGATTGCTTCCCGTTTCCTGAAAAAGCAGTCCATCGGGCTGGAACGTACGTTTGTGCAGAACTTACGTTCGAAAGAGATGCGTAAGGCGTATTTGGGAGAAAGCCAGCCGGAATATGCCGGGCGCTTGCTCGACAGAGACTTGCACTTGTCGGATTTTGTCATCCCGGCCGACTCGCTTTGGGGAGGGAAGACCTTGATGGAACTGGACTTTGGAAAGAAATATGGTGTGCATGTGGCTTCTATCATTCGGGGAGCGCATCGGATTAATATTCCAGGCGGAGGAAATCGCATTTTCCCCAACGACAAATTGCAGGTAATCGGTACCGATGAGCAGTTGTCCGCCTTTTCTTCCCAACTGGAAAAGGTAGCAAAAGGACATACGGATGAGGATTTCGAGGAACATGAGATGTACCTGAAGCAGTTTGTGGTATCGCGTAAATCGCCGTTCTGCGGACGTACCATCCGGGAAAGCGGTATTCGTAATAAATACCATTGTCTGGTAGTGGGAATCGAATCGGCAGATGACAGCAAGCTCCGGCAGCCGGAAGTTTCCTTCACCTTGCAGAAGGGCGATGTGGTATGGGTCGTAGGGGAAGAAGAAGACCTGAAGACTTTGTTTGCGGTATCGGAAGTTCCTGAGCCTGAGATGGCGGAATGA
- a CDS encoding 50S ribosomal protein L25/general stress protein Ctc, which translates to MKSIEIKGSLRTETGKKATRELRKENGVPCVLYGIQKDENGNQVATHFTVPTEGLRNLVYTPHIYVVDLNIDGKVVNAIMKDIQFHPVTDKILHVDFYQIDENKPIVMEVPVKLEGLAEGVKAGGKLALQIRKLKVKALYNIIPERLVIDVTPLGLGKTVKVGELNYEGLELLNAKEAVVCAVKLTRAARGAQAAAGK; encoded by the coding sequence ATGAAATCAATTGAAATCAAAGGTTCTTTGAGAACTGAAACTGGTAAGAAAGCCACTCGTGAACTTCGTAAAGAAAATGGTGTTCCTTGCGTATTGTACGGAATCCAGAAAGATGAAAACGGCAACCAAGTTGCTACTCACTTTACTGTTCCGACAGAAGGCTTGCGTAATTTGGTATACACACCGCATATCTATGTAGTAGACTTGAACATCGATGGTAAGGTTGTAAATGCCATCATGAAAGATATCCAGTTCCACCCTGTAACAGACAAGATTCTGCACGTAGACTTCTATCAGATTGATGAAAACAAACCTATCGTAATGGAAGTTCCTGTAAAACTGGAAGGTTTGGCAGAAGGTGTGAAAGCCGGCGGTAAATTGGCTCTGCAGATTCGTAAATTGAAAGTGAAAGCTTTGTACAACATCATCCCGGAACGTCTGGTTATCGACGTAACTCCGCTGGGATTGGGTAAGACTGTCAAAGTAGGTGAATTGAACTACGAAGGTCTGGAATTGCTGAACGCAAAAGAAGCTGTAGTTTGCGCAGTTAAATTGACTCGTGCCGCTCGTGGTGCTCAGGCTGCTGCTGGTAAATAA
- a CDS encoding RNA-binding S4 domain-containing protein codes for MPEARIDKWMWAARIFKTRTIAAEACKKGRISINGAQAKPARTVKPGDVVQVRKPPVTYSFKVLQAIEKRVGAKLVPDVMENVTTPDQYELLEMSKISGFVDRARGTGRPTKKERRDLDEFFTPEYMDDFDFDFDEEEDSEEE; via the coding sequence ATGCCAGAAGCAAGAATAGATAAATGGATGTGGGCCGCACGTATCTTCAAGACAAGAACAATTGCGGCCGAAGCCTGCAAAAAAGGAAGAATCTCCATCAACGGCGCGCAGGCCAAACCTGCCCGGACGGTCAAACCGGGGGATGTGGTACAGGTCAGAAAACCACCCGTTACCTATTCCTTCAAGGTGTTGCAGGCCATCGAAAAACGGGTGGGCGCCAAACTGGTTCCTGATGTGATGGAAAACGTCACAACACCCGACCAATATGAACTGTTGGAGATGAGCAAAATCAGCGGCTTCGTAGACCGCGCAAGAGGTACCGGACGTCCCACCAAAAAGGAACGAAGGGATTTGGACGAGTTCTTCACACCGGAATACATGGATGATTTTGACTTCGACTTCGACGAGGAAGAAGACAGTGAAGAAGAATAA
- the pth gene encoding aminoacyl-tRNA hydrolase, producing the protein MKYLIVGLGNIGEEYRETRHNIGFMVLDALVKASNIVFSDGRYGATAHLSLKGQQLILLKPSTYMNLSGNAVRYWMQQEKIPLENVLIVVDDLALPFGTLRLKGKGSDAGHNGLKHIAATLGTQNYARLRFGIGNDFPRGGQIDFVLGHFDEEAMKLMPERLEVAQEIIKSFCLAGLNNTMNQYNNK; encoded by the coding sequence ATGAAATACTTGATTGTTGGACTGGGGAATATCGGTGAAGAATACCGTGAAACCCGTCATAATATAGGATTTATGGTATTGGACGCCTTAGTTAAGGCGTCCAATATTGTTTTTAGCGATGGACGTTATGGAGCAACTGCACACCTGTCGTTAAAAGGACAACAGTTAATCCTGCTCAAACCGTCCACCTATATGAACCTCAGTGGAAACGCTGTACGCTACTGGATGCAACAGGAGAAAATTCCTCTGGAAAATGTACTTATCGTAGTGGATGACCTGGCCCTTCCCTTCGGTACGTTGCGACTAAAAGGAAAAGGAAGTGACGCCGGGCACAACGGTCTGAAACACATCGCCGCTACCTTAGGGACTCAAAACTATGCCCGCCTTCGCTTTGGCATTGGCAACGATTTTCCAAGAGGAGGACAAATCGATTTCGTATTAGGACACTTCGACGAGGAAGCCATGAAACTGATGCCGGAACGCCTGGAAGTGGCGCAGGAAATCATCAAAAGTTTCTGCCTGGCCGGACTGAACAATACCATGAACCAGTATAACAACAAATAA